In one Terriglobales bacterium genomic region, the following are encoded:
- the mdh gene encoding malate dehydrogenase, producing the protein MRKKVTIVGSGNVGATVAHWMAAKELADLVLIDIIEGVPQGKGLDLLEAMPIEKRDVRVLGTNDYADTANSDIVVITAGIPRKPGMSRDDLLNTNYKIMQDVVGKVVANSPDCILIVVSNPLDAMAQAAYKLSKFSRNRVIGMAGVLDSARFRTFIAEELKVSVENVTAFVLGGHGDTMVPLARYSTVAGIPITELMDAATIERLVQRTRDGGAEIVKYLKTGSAFYAPASAVTEMVEAIIRDKKKILPCAAYLEGEYGISGLFVGVPCKLGTRGIEDVIEIKLTPEEAAALKKSADAVKELVGVIGV; encoded by the coding sequence ATGCGCAAAAAAGTGACGATCGTGGGTTCGGGCAACGTGGGCGCCACCGTCGCCCACTGGATGGCGGCCAAGGAACTGGCCGACCTGGTGCTCATCGACATCATCGAAGGCGTGCCCCAGGGGAAAGGGCTCGACCTGCTCGAGGCCATGCCCATCGAGAAGCGCGACGTGCGCGTGCTGGGAACCAATGACTACGCCGATACGGCTAACTCCGACATCGTGGTCATCACCGCCGGCATCCCGCGCAAGCCCGGCATGAGCCGCGACGACCTGCTCAACACCAACTACAAGATCATGCAGGACGTGGTGGGCAAGGTGGTGGCCAACTCGCCCGATTGCATCCTCATCGTGGTCTCGAATCCGCTGGATGCCATGGCGCAGGCCGCCTACAAGCTCTCCAAGTTCTCCCGCAACCGGGTCATCGGTATGGCGGGCGTACTGGATTCCGCGCGCTTCCGCACCTTCATCGCCGAGGAACTCAAGGTCAGCGTGGAGAACGTCACCGCGTTCGTGCTGGGCGGCCACGGCGACACCATGGTGCCCTTGGCGCGCTACTCCACCGTCGCCGGCATTCCCATCACCGAATTGATGGATGCCGCGACCATCGAGCGCCTGGTGCAGCGCACGCGCGACGGCGGAGCCGAGATCGTCAAGTACCTCAAGACGGGCAGCGCCTTCTACGCACCCGCCTCGGCCGTGACAGAGATGGTAGAGGCCATCATCAGGGACAAGAAGAAGATCCTGCCCTGTGCCGCTTACCTCGAGGGGGAGTACGGGATCAGCGGCCTGTTCGTCGGCGTGCCCTGCAAGCTGGGAACTCGCGGCATCGAGGATGTCATTGAGATCAAACTGACGCCGGAAGAAGCGGCGGCGCTCAAGAAGAGCGCCGATGCCGTGAAGGAACTGGTGGGCGTCATCGGTGTATAG